A region of Lycium barbarum isolate Lr01 chromosome 3, ASM1917538v2, whole genome shotgun sequence DNA encodes the following proteins:
- the LOC132631378 gene encoding uncharacterized protein LOC132631378, producing the protein MVISLSAKNKLGFVDGTCPKPNSDDTPEKIRQWDRCNNMVISWLTSSISPNIAESVQYSETAESIWKQLERRYGIVSGTKIFELKKELASTQQGSLDIASYFNKLKKYWNELGTMRKNHSNSCVCAVKTGIEKDEEEDRLYQFLMGLNEVYVGVRSSILMMNPLPHLDDAYNILLQDENQRQVQCTPQMAPEAASFNASSYTAKGPPPAFSSGNMNPRLPRPPAPHYNQRVDFDQSKASLICRYCKKPGHLIEQCYKLYGYPAHYKLKGKKTAATATGDFSTFRVPPQGFHAVPQNCAVPEGQKSIPGLTKEQISQLISLFQSNQLSSTSESATVMGSANFAGSTFSFDTFSMPGYNSDSHACLLSGVSKNVWIIDSGATDHITSDKTILSNLTPLPVPYLVTLPNGYKAKVNSIGFVTIFPSLVLHHVLYIPSFQYNLVSMHKLILQFHCMVLFTSVSCILIQDLSMRKLLALGKLDQGLYKLLQDKNLLPAPSNSSHVFSDNVHHSSIGTKFVSSIAAPTRSALHSVPTIPCIDVQHVNTNNVNKNDVLWHHRLGHIPFTKMKSISSISGVLSSRQSFICPVCPLARQSRLPFSPSISTSSSLFDLIHVDTWGPYHTPI; encoded by the coding sequence ATGGTAATTTCTCTTTCAGCGAAAAATAAGTTAGGTTTCGTAGACGGGACTTGTCCTAAACCTAATTCTGATGACACACCTGAAAAAATTCGTCAATGGGATAGGTGTAACAACATGGTCATCTCGTGGTTGACCAGTTCCATTTCACCAAATATTGCTGAAAGCGTCCAATACTCAGAAACTGCTGAGAGTATTTGGAAACAATTAGAACGTAGGTATGGGATTGTTAGTGGCACAAAGATCTTTGAACTAAAGAAAGAGCTGGCCTCAACTCAACAAGGATCTCTTGATATTGCATCCTATTTCAATAAACTGAAGAAATACTGGAATGAACTAGGAACTATGCGTAAGAATCATAGTAACTCGTGTGTTTGTGCTGTTAAAACTGGTATTGAAAAGGATGAAGAGGAGGATAGACTTTACCAATTCCTTATGGGTCTAAATGAGGTATATGTGGGAGTTAGAAGCAGTATACTTATGATGAATCCTCTTCCTCATCTTGACGATGCTTACAACATACTGCTCCAAGATGAGAATCAGAGGCAGGTTCAATGTACCCCTCAAATGGCTCCTGAAGCTGCTTCTTTTAATGCTTCTTCATACACCGCCAAGGGGCCTCCTCCTGCATTTTCCTCTGGAAATATGAATCCTAGGCTACCTAGGCCTCCTGCACCACATTATAATCAGAGAGTTGATTTTGACCAATCCAAAGCAAGTCTTATTTGTAGATACTGTAAGAAACCAGGTCATTTGATTGAGCAGTGTTATAAGCTCTATGGCTATCCAGCTCACTATAAGCTCAAGGGAAAGAAGACGGCTGCAACTGCTACTGGGGACTTTAGTACCTTTCGTGTTCCACCTCAAGGTTTTCATGCTGTTCCTCAAAATTGTGCTGTACCAGAGGGACAAAAATCCATCCCTGGTTTGACTAAAGAGCAGATCTCTCAGCTCATCTCTCTCTTTCAAAGCAACCAGCTTAGTTCAACTTCTGAATCTGCCACTGTGATGGGATCTGCAAATTTTGCTGGTAGTACTTTCTCCTTTGATACTTTTTCTATGCCTGGTTATAATAGTGATTCTCATGCATGCTTGTTATCTGGTGTTAGTAAGAATGTTTGGATTATAGATAGTGGGGCCACTGATCACATAACATCTGACAAAACCATCCTTTCTAACCTTACTCCTCTTCCTGTTCCTTATTTGGTGACCTTGCCCAATGGGTACAAGGCAAAGGTTAATTCTATTGGTTTTGTTACCATATTCCCTTCCTTAGTACTTCATCATGTGTTATATATTCCTTCATTTCAGTATAATTTGGTTTCTATGCACAAACTTATTCTGCAATTTCATTGCATGGTTTTATTCACTTCTGTCTCTTGTATTCTTATCCAGGACCTTTCCATGAGGAAGCTTCTGGCTCTTGGTAAATTGGACCAAGGACTCTATAAGCTTCTTCAGGATAAGAATCTCCTGCCTGCTCCTTCTAATTCCTCCCATGTTTTTTCTGATAATGTGCATCATTCTTCTATTGGTACTAAGTTTGTTTCTAGCATAGCTGCACCTACTAGAAGTGCTTTACATTCTGTTCCTACAATTCCATGTATTGATGTGCAGCATGTAAATACGAATAATGTGAATAAAAATGATGTGCTTTGGCATCATAGATTGGGCCACATACCTTTTACAAAAATGAAATCCATTTCCTCTATTTCTGGTGTTTTATCTTCTAGACAGTCTTTCATTTGTCCTGTATGCCCTTTAGCAAGACAGAGCAGGTTGCCTTTTTCTCCTAGCATCTCTACTTCTAGTTCCTTGTTTGACCTCATCCATGTTGATACATGGGGCCCTTACCATACTCCAATATAA